One Microvirga thermotolerans DNA window includes the following coding sequences:
- the xdhB gene encoding xanthine dehydrogenase molybdopterin binding subunit yields MIKMDGASPISSLREGEGQAEALRHVHRPLPHDSGFKHVQGLAQYIDDIREPDGTLHIAIGQSPKARGRLVALDLSAVRSEPGVVAVLTARDVPGKNDVSPAFGDDPLFAETEVSFHGQALFAVVATTREAARRAARRAVVEIEAETPSVTVEDALARGETVMPDYAFGRGDADAAIAQAPRRLEGCFRIGGQEHFYLEGQVALAVPGEDGDIHVYSSTQHPTEVQHVVARVLGLPDAYVTCETRRMGGGFGGKESQATQWAVTAALAARVTGRPCKLRLDRDDDFVLTGKRHDFRCDWRVGFDEEGRIAGYAVDLLARCGYSADLSGGVVDRAMFHADNAYWIPAARIASKRLKTNTVSNTAFRGFGGPQGMLAIEHVMDRIAWATGRDPLDVRYANFYAPGRNLTPYGMEVEETDILTNLVRRLEETSAYRARREEIAAFNASSPVMKRGIALTPVKFGISFTLTHLNQAGALVHVYQDGSVHLNHGGTEMGQGLYVKVAQVVAEEFGISMERVRITATTTAKVPNTSPTAASSGSDLNGMAARIAAGAIRRRMAAHAAELYGVSPEQVEFRDDRVFAGNESLTFTELAKKCVLARIPLSEAGHYKTPKITWNREKATGRPFFYFAYGAACAEVIVDTLTGENRLLRADILHDVGRSLNPAIDIGQIEGGFVQGMGWLTTEELVFDREGRLLTHAPSTYKIPVASDVPADFRVSLYPNANREATVYRSKAVGEPPLMLANSMFCALADAVHALDPSKPVPLDAPATPEAILRACEALRGRAMG; encoded by the coding sequence ATGATCAAGATGGACGGCGCATCGCCTATCTCCTCCCTGCGGGAGGGCGAGGGGCAGGCGGAGGCGCTTCGCCATGTGCACCGGCCCCTGCCGCACGATTCCGGATTCAAGCACGTGCAGGGCCTCGCCCAGTACATCGACGACATCCGCGAGCCGGACGGGACGCTCCACATCGCCATCGGCCAGTCGCCGAAGGCGCGGGGAAGGCTCGTTGCCCTCGACCTGTCGGCGGTGCGGTCCGAGCCCGGCGTGGTGGCCGTCCTGACCGCGAGGGACGTTCCGGGAAAGAACGACGTCTCTCCCGCCTTCGGGGACGATCCGCTCTTCGCCGAAACCGAAGTGAGCTTCCACGGCCAGGCCCTGTTCGCCGTGGTCGCCACGACCCGCGAGGCGGCGCGCCGCGCCGCACGCCGCGCGGTGGTGGAGATCGAGGCGGAGACGCCGAGCGTCACCGTCGAGGATGCGCTGGCGCGCGGCGAGACGGTGATGCCGGACTACGCCTTCGGCCGCGGCGATGCGGATGCGGCCATCGCCCAGGCGCCGCGCCGGCTCGAAGGCTGTTTCCGCATCGGCGGCCAGGAGCACTTCTATCTGGAAGGGCAGGTGGCGCTCGCCGTGCCCGGCGAGGACGGCGATATCCACGTCTATTCCTCCACGCAGCATCCCACCGAGGTGCAGCACGTGGTGGCGCGCGTGCTCGGCCTGCCCGATGCCTACGTGACCTGCGAGACGCGCCGCATGGGCGGCGGCTTCGGCGGCAAGGAAAGCCAGGCGACGCAATGGGCCGTGACGGCGGCGCTCGCCGCGCGCGTCACGGGGCGGCCCTGCAAGCTGCGCCTCGACCGGGACGACGACTTCGTCCTCACCGGCAAGCGGCACGACTTCCGCTGCGACTGGCGGGTGGGCTTCGACGAGGAGGGCCGGATCGCGGGCTACGCGGTGGACCTCCTCGCGCGCTGCGGCTATTCCGCGGACCTGTCCGGCGGCGTCGTCGACCGTGCGATGTTCCATGCCGACAACGCCTATTGGATACCGGCCGCGCGCATCGCGTCGAAGCGGCTCAAGACCAACACGGTTTCCAACACGGCCTTCCGCGGCTTCGGCGGGCCGCAGGGGATGCTCGCCATCGAGCACGTCATGGACCGGATCGCCTGGGCGACCGGGCGCGACCCGCTCGACGTGCGCTACGCCAACTTCTATGCCCCCGGACGCAACCTCACGCCCTACGGCATGGAGGTGGAGGAAACCGACATCCTGACGAACCTCGTGCGCCGGCTCGAGGAGACCTCCGCCTACCGGGCGCGGCGCGAGGAGATCGCGGCGTTCAACGCCTCCTCGCCGGTCATGAAGCGGGGGATCGCGCTCACGCCGGTGAAGTTCGGCATCAGCTTCACGCTCACCCATCTCAACCAGGCGGGCGCGCTCGTGCACGTCTATCAGGACGGCTCCGTGCACCTGAACCACGGCGGCACCGAAATGGGGCAGGGCCTCTACGTGAAGGTGGCGCAGGTGGTGGCCGAGGAGTTCGGCATCTCCATGGAGCGGGTGCGGATCACCGCGACGACGACGGCGAAGGTGCCCAACACCTCGCCGACCGCGGCCTCCTCCGGCTCCGACCTCAATGGCATGGCCGCCCGCATCGCGGCGGGCGCGATCCGGCGGCGCATGGCGGCGCACGCGGCGGAGCTCTACGGGGTGAGCCCGGAGCAGGTCGAGTTCCGCGACGACCGCGTGTTCGCCGGCAACGAGAGCCTCACCTTCACGGAACTCGCGAAGAAATGCGTGCTCGCGCGCATTCCCCTGTCGGAGGCCGGGCACTACAAGACGCCGAAGATCACCTGGAACCGGGAGAAGGCCACCGGCCGCCCGTTCTTCTACTTCGCCTACGGGGCGGCCTGTGCGGAGGTGATCGTCGACACCCTCACCGGCGAGAACCGCCTCCTGCGGGCCGACATCCTCCACGACGTGGGGCGTTCCCTGAACCCGGCCATCGACATCGGCCAGATCGAGGGCGGCTTCGTGCAGGGCATGGGATGGCTGACCACGGAGGAACTGGTCTTCGACCGGGAAGGGCGCCTCCTGACCCATGCGCCCTCCACCTACAAGATCCCCGTCGCTTCGGACGTCCCCGCCGATTTCCGCGTGTCGCTCTATCCCAACGCCAACCGCGAGGCGACGGTCTACCGCTCGAAGGCGGTGGGCGAGCCGCCGCTCATGCTGGCCAACAGCATGTTCTGCGCGCTCGCGGACGCGGTCCACGCGCTCGATCCGTCGAAGCCCGTTCCCCTCGACGCGCCGGCGACGCCGGAGGCGATCCTGCGGGCCTGTGAGGCCCTGCGGGGAAGGGCGATGGGGTGA
- the xdhA gene encoding xanthine dehydrogenase small subunit, with translation MNVRREAIRFWRHGRPVDIAEFHPRTTLLDYLRLQQRHVGTKEGCAEGDCGACTVTLGRLRGGRVHYEPVNACILLLGQVDGAEVVTVEDLAAGGRLHPVQAAMAESHASQCGFCTPGIVMSLFALYHEGERPLTRENVNDALAGNLCRCTGYRPIVDAALRACDGAPADAFSAADADTAEALAAMADGRDVFVGDETRFFAAPATEDSLAALYARHPDATLVAGSTDVGLWVTKALADLDKVIWLGRVADLDRIEDGADLLSLGATVTHAEAHRSLARIDPDLGELVRRFGSAQIRASGTVGGNIANGSPIGDLAPALIALGATLELRGGGATRTLPLESFFIAYRRQDRAPGEYVRRVLVPKLGPGQAFRAFKVSKRFDEDISAVMGAFRFTLDGRRIAGARIAFGGMAGTPKRAAEAERALAGISLDDPGSWGEAMAALGRDYQPMTDHRASAAYRSTVARNLLFKALSEVASGATRATRIVGVREAMEAAE, from the coding sequence ATGAACGTGAGACGAGAAGCGATCCGCTTTTGGCGGCATGGACGGCCGGTCGACATTGCCGAATTTCACCCCCGCACCACGCTTCTGGATTACTTGAGACTGCAGCAGCGGCACGTCGGAACCAAGGAGGGCTGCGCCGAGGGGGATTGCGGCGCCTGCACCGTCACGCTCGGCCGGCTCCGCGGCGGCCGGGTGCATTACGAGCCGGTCAACGCCTGCATTCTCCTGCTCGGCCAGGTGGACGGCGCCGAGGTCGTGACGGTCGAGGATCTCGCCGCCGGTGGCCGGCTGCATCCCGTTCAGGCGGCGATGGCGGAGAGCCATGCTTCGCAGTGCGGCTTCTGCACGCCGGGCATCGTCATGAGCCTCTTCGCCCTCTATCACGAGGGCGAGCGCCCGCTGACCCGCGAGAACGTCAACGATGCGCTTGCCGGCAATCTCTGCCGCTGCACGGGCTACCGCCCCATCGTCGACGCGGCGCTCAGGGCCTGCGACGGCGCGCCTGCCGATGCGTTTTCGGCCGCAGACGCGGACACGGCGGAAGCCCTGGCCGCGATGGCGGACGGGCGCGACGTGTTCGTCGGCGACGAGACCCGGTTCTTCGCCGCGCCGGCGACCGAGGATTCCCTTGCCGCGCTCTACGCCCGCCATCCCGACGCCACGCTCGTGGCCGGCAGCACGGACGTGGGCCTGTGGGTCACCAAGGCCCTGGCGGACCTCGACAAGGTCATCTGGCTCGGGCGCGTGGCGGATCTCGACCGGATCGAGGACGGCGCCGACCTCCTTTCGCTCGGCGCGACCGTGACCCATGCGGAGGCGCACCGGAGCCTTGCCCGCATCGACCCCGATCTCGGCGAACTCGTGCGCCGGTTCGGCTCGGCGCAGATCCGCGCCTCTGGCACCGTCGGCGGCAACATCGCCAACGGCTCGCCCATCGGCGATCTCGCGCCGGCCCTGATCGCTCTCGGAGCAACGCTCGAGCTGCGCGGCGGCGGCGCAACCCGCACCCTTCCCCTGGAAAGCTTCTTCATTGCCTACCGGCGGCAGGACCGGGCGCCGGGCGAATACGTGCGCCGCGTGCTGGTGCCGAAGCTCGGGCCCGGCCAGGCGTTCCGCGCCTTCAAGGTCTCGAAGCGGTTCGACGAGGACATCTCGGCGGTGATGGGGGCCTTCCGCTTCACGCTCGACGGTCGCCGCATCGCGGGGGCGCGGATCGCCTTCGGCGGCATGGCGGGCACGCCCAAGCGCGCGGCGGAAGCGGAGCGGGCGCTCGCGGGAATCTCCCTCGACGATCCGGGCTCCTGGGGCGAGGCGATGGCGGCGCTGGGGCGGGACTATCAGCCGATGACCGATCACCGGGCTTCGGCCGCCTATCGCTCGACGGTGGCCCGCAATCTCCTCTTCAAGGCGCTGAGCGAAGTGGCCTCCGGCGCGACCCGTGCCACGCGGATCGTCGGCGTTCGCGAGGCGATGGAAGCGGCGGAGTAG
- a CDS encoding VOC family protein has protein sequence MEYLHTMVRVSNLEQSLDFFCNKFGLVEVRRTENEKGRYTLVFLAAPGDVEKAKETKAPLLELTYNWDEHEYSGGRNFGHLAYRVDDIYETCRRLMGAGVTINRPPRDGYMAFVKTPDNISIELLQRGEPKPPQEPWASMPNTGTW, from the coding sequence ATGGAATACCTGCACACGATGGTTCGCGTGTCGAACCTCGAGCAATCCCTCGACTTCTTCTGCAACAAGTTCGGCCTCGTCGAGGTCCGCCGCACCGAGAACGAGAAGGGGCGCTACACCCTGGTCTTCCTGGCGGCTCCGGGGGACGTCGAAAAGGCCAAGGAGACGAAGGCCCCCCTGCTGGAGCTCACCTACAACTGGGATGAGCACGAGTACTCGGGCGGGCGCAATTTCGGCCACCTCGCCTATCGGGTGGACGACATCTACGAGACCTGCCGCAGGCTGATGGGGGCGGGCGTCACCATCAACCGCCCGCCCCGCGACGGCTACATGGCCTTCGTCAAGACGCCCGACAACATCTCCATCGAGCTCCTCCAGCGCGGGGAGCCGAAGCCTCCGCAGGAGCCCTGGGCCTCCATGCCCAACACCGGGACGTGGTGA